The Vigna unguiculata cultivar IT97K-499-35 chromosome 6, ASM411807v1, whole genome shotgun sequence genome contains a region encoding:
- the LOC114189177 gene encoding phosphomethylpyrimidine synthase, chloroplastic isoform X2, with product MASVHANVTSLVCKNGNHASQSKFPSSTFLPGFDVVGRVSSAWKKELVPSSMTLVPRATLTFDPPATNADKTKQTKHTIDPASPDFLPLPSFEQCFPKSTKEHREVIHEETGHVLKVPFRRVHLSGEEGHFDTYDTSGPQNINPRIGLPKLREEWVDRRQKIGPPRFTQMYYAKQGIITEEMLYCAAREKLDPEFVRSEVARGRAIIPSNKKHLELEPMIVGRNFLVKVNANIGNSAVASSIEEEVYKVQWATMWGADTVMDLSTGRHIHETREWILRNSSVPVGTVPIYQALEKVNGIAENLTWEVFRETLIEQAEQGVDYFTIHAGVLLRYIPLTAKRMTGIVSRGGSIHAKWCLAYHKENFAYEHWDDILDICNQYDVALSIGDGLRPGSIYDANDTAQFAELLTQGELTRRAWEKDVQVMNEGPGHIPMHKIPENMQKQLEWCNEAPFYTLGPLTTDIAPGYDHITSAIGAANIGALGTALLCYVTPKEHLGLPNRDDVKAGVIAYKIAAHAADLAKGHPHAQAWDDALSKARFEFRWMDQFALSLDPMTAMSFHDETLPSDGAKVAHFCSMCGPKFCSMKITEDVRKYAEKYGYGTAEEALLRGMDAMSAEFQAAKKTISGEQHGEAGGEIYLPEDYVNSKER from the exons ATGGCATCAGTGCATGCTAATGTGACATCACTTGTTTGCAAGAATGGCAACCATGCTTCTCAATCGAAATTCCCAAGTTCTACATTCTTACCTGGATTTGATGTTGTTGGACGTGTTTCAAGTGCTTGGAAGAAGGAACTTGTTCCATCTTCTATGACCTTGGTACCTAGAGCCACATTAACATTTGATCCTCCAGCTACCAATGCAGACAAAACCAAACAAACGAAGCACACTATTGACCCTGCTTCTCCTGATTTTCTTCCCCTTCCTTCCTTTGAACAGTGCTTTCCAAAGAGCACTAAAGAACACAG GGAAGTCATTCATGAAGAAACTGGTCATGTGCTCAAAGTTCCCTTTCGTAGAGTTCACCTCTCTGGGGAGGAAGGACACTTTGATACCTATGACACTAGTGGTCCCCAAAATATCAACCCGAGGATAG GACTCCCAAAATTGCGTGAAGAGTGGGTTGATAGGAGGCAGAAAATAGGTCCACCAAGATTCACTCAGATGTACTATGCCAAGCAGGGAATTATCACTGAGGAGATGCTTTATTGTGCTGCTCGTGAGAAGCTTGACCCAGAGTTTGTGAGGTCAGAAGTTGCTCGTGGACGTGCTATCATTCCTTCCAACAAAAAACACTTGGAGTTAGAGCCCATGATTGTTGGAAGAAACTTTTTGGTGAAAGTAAATGCCAACATTGGAAATTCTGCGGTTGCAAGCTCCATAGAAGAGGAGGTTTACAAGGTTCAGTGGGCAACTATGTGGGGAGCTGATACAGTCATGGATCTCTCAACTGGTCGCCACATCCACGAAACTCGAGAGTGGATCTTACGCAACTCCTCTGTACCAGTTGGAACTGTACCTATTTATCAAGCACTTGAAAAGGTTAATGGAATTGCTGAAAATCTTACCTGGGAGGTTTTCAGGGAAACCCTGATTGAACAAGCTGAACAGGGTGTAGATTACTTCACCATCCATGCTGGAGTTCTTCTGAGATATATTCCATTAACAGCAAAACGCATGACAGGAATTGTCTCCAGGGGAGGATCTATTCATGCTAAGTGGTGTTTAGCTTATCATAAAGAGAATTTTGCTTATGAGCACTGGGATGACATACTTGACATCTGCAATCAGTATGATGTGGCCCTATCCATTGGTGACGGTCTAAGACCTGGATCCATCTACGATGCAAATGACACAGCTCAATTTGCTGAACTCTTGACTCAAGGAGAACTGACCCGTAGGGCATGGGAAAAGGATGTGCAG GTGATGAATGAAGGACCTGGACATATCCCAATGCACAAGATTCCTGAAAACATGCAGAAACAGTTAGAATGGTGTAATGAAGCACCTTTTTACACTCTTGGTCCTTTAACAACTGATATTGCTCCTGGCTATGATCACATTACCTCTGCAATCGGTGCTGCAAATATTGGGGCACTTGGTACAGCGCTTCTCTGTTATGTGACTCCAAAAGAACACCTTGGGTTGCCAAACCGGGATGATGTTAAGGCTGGAGTGATAGCTTACAAGATAGCAGCTCATGCAGCTGATTTAGCCAAAGGTCACCCACATGCTCAGGCCTGGGATGATGCATTAAGCAAGGCAAGATTTGAATTTCGATGGATGGACCAGTTTGCTTTGTCGTTGGATCCAATGACAGCCATGTCCTTCCATGATGAAACCTTGCCATCAGATGGTGCGAAAGTGGCCCATTTCTGTTCAATGTGTGGCCCTAAATTCTGCTCTATGAAGATAACAGAAGATGTGAGAAAGTATGCTGAGAAATATGGATATGGAACTGCTGAGGAAGCTTTGCTGCGTGGGATGGATGCTATGAGTGCTGAATTTCAAGCTGCCAAGAAAACTATCAGTGGGGAGCAACATGGTGAAGCTGGTGGAGAGATTTACTTGCCAGAAGATTACGTAAACTCCAAGGAGAGGTGA
- the LOC114186806 gene encoding cytochrome P450 86A1-like translates to MVQMDTLPILLTLAAILLSTYFLWFYFLARTLTGPKVWPMIGSVPELVANRNRVHDWIASNLRQTGGSTTYQTCTLTLPFFARKQGFFTVTSCPRNIEHILRTRFDNYPKGPHWQAAFHDLLGQGIFNSDGETWLMQRKTAALEFTTRTLRQAMARWVNRTIKNRLWCILDKAAKENVSVDLQDLLLRLTFDNICGLTFGKDPETLSPDLRENPFTVAFDTATEITLQRLLYPGIIWRFEKLLGIGKEKKLEQSLKIVETYMNDAVSAREKSPSDDLLSRFMKKRDAAGKPLSAATLRQIALNFVLAGRDTSSVALSWFFWLVMNHPAVEDKILAELAAVLTSTRGGDRRRWTEEAVDFEEAERLVYLKAALAETLRLYPSVPEDFKHAVADDVLPDGTAVPAGSTVTYSIYAMGRMKSVWGEDCMEFKPERFLSAKGDRFEPPKDGYKFVAFNAGPRTCLGKDLAYLQMKSVASAVLLRYRLSPVPGHRVQQKMSLTLFMKNGLRVFLQPRQLQPHTATSA, encoded by the exons ATGGTGCAAATGGATACACTCCCTATCCTCTTAACCCTAGCTGCTATTCTTTTATCCACATACTTTCTCTGGTTTTATTTCTTGGCTCGAACCCTAACGGGTCCAAAAGTGTGGCCCATGATTGGCAGCGTTCCAGAATTAGTGGCGAACCGGAATAGGGTTCACGACTGGATCGCTTCAAACCTACGCCAAACAGGAGGTTCCACCACTTATCAAACATGCACTCTCACTCTCCCTTTCTTCGCTCGCAAGCAGGGATTCTTTACCGTCACAAGCTGTCCTAGAAACATCGAACATATTCTCCGAACCCGGTTCGACAACTACCCTAAAGGGCCGCACTGGCAGGCGGCGTTCCACGACCTCCTAGGGCAGGGAATCTTCAACAGCGACGGTGAAACGTGGCTCATGCAGCGGAAAACCGCCGCGCTCGAGTTCACCACCCGAACCCTAAGACAAGCCATGGCTCGGTGGGTGAACCGGACCATAAAAAACAGGCTATGGTGTATTCTGGACAAAGCTGCTAAGGAAAACGTATCAGTGGATTTGCAAGACCTTCTTCTACGTTTAACCTTTGATAACATTTGTGGACTCACCTTTGGAAAAGACCCTGAAACTCTCTCACCGGATCTCCGTGAAAACCCCTTCACTGTTGCCTTTGACACTGCCACAGAAATCACCTTGCAAAG gcTTTTGTACCCGGGAATAATATGGAGATTCGAGAAGCTTCTTGGCATCGGTAAAGAGAAGAAACTGGAGCAGAGTTTGAAGATCGTTGAAACTTACATGAACGACGCCGTTTCGGCTCGCGAGAAATCGCCGTCCGATGACTTGCTGTCGAGGTTCATGAAGAAGCGCGACGCCGCGGGAAAGCCGCTGAGCGCAGCCACGCTGCGTCAGATCGCGCTCAACTTCGTCCTAGCTGGCAGGGACACGTCATCAGTGGCGCTAAGCTGGTTCTTCTGGCTCGTCATGAACCACCCCGCCGTGGAGGACAAGATCCTCGCTGAACTTGCGGCGGTGCTCACTTCCACGCGAGGCGGCGACCGGCGGAGGTGGACGGAGGAGGCGGTGGATTTCGAGGAAGCGGAGAGGCTGGTTTACTTGAAAGCGGCGCTGGCCGAAACGCTGCGTTTGTATCCGTCGGTGCCGGAGGATTTCAAGCACGCGGTGGCGGACGACGTGTTGCCGGATGGCACGGCAGTTCCGGCTGGTTCGACGGTGACGTATTCGATTTACGCGATGGGGAGAATGAAGAGTGTGTGGGGAGAGGACTGCATGGAGTTTAAACCGGAGCGGTTTTTATCGGCTAAGGGAGACCGGTTCGAACCGCCAAAAGACGGTTACAAGTTCGTTGCGTTTAACGCTGGACCGAGAACCTGCTTGGGCAAGGACTTGGCTTACCTGCAGATGAAATCTGTGGCTTCAGCTGTGCTTCTGCGTTACCGCCTGTCGCCGGTTCCCGGTCACCGGGTGCAGCAGAAGATGTCACTAACTCTCTTCATGAAGAATGGACTTCGTGTGTTCTTGCAGCCACGTCAACTTCAACCACATACTGCCACGTCAGCATAG
- the LOC114189177 gene encoding phosphomethylpyrimidine synthase, chloroplastic isoform X1 yields the protein MASVHANVTSLVCKNGNHASQSKFPSSTFLPGFDVVGRVSSAWKKELVPSSMTLVPRATLTFDPPATNADKTKQTKHTIDPASPDFLPLPSFEQCFPKSTKEHREVIHEETGHVLKVPFRRVHLSGEEGHFDTYDTSGPQNINPRIGLPKLREEWVDRRQKIGPPRFTQMYYAKQGIITEEMLYCAAREKLDPEFVRSEVARGRAIIPSNKKHLELEPMIVGRNFLVKVNANIGNSAVASSIEEEVYKVQWATMWGADTVMDLSTGRHIHETREWILRNSSVPVGTVPIYQALEKVNGIAENLTWEVFRETLIEQAEQGVDYFTIHAGVLLRYIPLTAKRMTGIVSRGGSIHAKWCLAYHKENFAYEHWDDILDICNQYDVALSIGDGLRPGSIYDANDTAQFAELLTQGELTRRAWEKDVQVMNEGPGHIPMHKIPENMQKQLEWCNEAPFYTLGPLTTDIAPGYDHITSAIGAANIGALGTALLCYVTPKEHLGLPNRDDVKAGVIAYKIAAHAADLAKGHPHAQAWDDALSKARFEFRWMDQFALSLDPMTAMSFHDETLPSDGAKVAHFCSMCGPKFCSMKITEDVRKYAEKYGYGTAEEALLRGMDAMSAEFQAAKKTISGEQHGEAGGEIYLPEDYVNSKERTA from the exons ATGGCATCAGTGCATGCTAATGTGACATCACTTGTTTGCAAGAATGGCAACCATGCTTCTCAATCGAAATTCCCAAGTTCTACATTCTTACCTGGATTTGATGTTGTTGGACGTGTTTCAAGTGCTTGGAAGAAGGAACTTGTTCCATCTTCTATGACCTTGGTACCTAGAGCCACATTAACATTTGATCCTCCAGCTACCAATGCAGACAAAACCAAACAAACGAAGCACACTATTGACCCTGCTTCTCCTGATTTTCTTCCCCTTCCTTCCTTTGAACAGTGCTTTCCAAAGAGCACTAAAGAACACAG GGAAGTCATTCATGAAGAAACTGGTCATGTGCTCAAAGTTCCCTTTCGTAGAGTTCACCTCTCTGGGGAGGAAGGACACTTTGATACCTATGACACTAGTGGTCCCCAAAATATCAACCCGAGGATAG GACTCCCAAAATTGCGTGAAGAGTGGGTTGATAGGAGGCAGAAAATAGGTCCACCAAGATTCACTCAGATGTACTATGCCAAGCAGGGAATTATCACTGAGGAGATGCTTTATTGTGCTGCTCGTGAGAAGCTTGACCCAGAGTTTGTGAGGTCAGAAGTTGCTCGTGGACGTGCTATCATTCCTTCCAACAAAAAACACTTGGAGTTAGAGCCCATGATTGTTGGAAGAAACTTTTTGGTGAAAGTAAATGCCAACATTGGAAATTCTGCGGTTGCAAGCTCCATAGAAGAGGAGGTTTACAAGGTTCAGTGGGCAACTATGTGGGGAGCTGATACAGTCATGGATCTCTCAACTGGTCGCCACATCCACGAAACTCGAGAGTGGATCTTACGCAACTCCTCTGTACCAGTTGGAACTGTACCTATTTATCAAGCACTTGAAAAGGTTAATGGAATTGCTGAAAATCTTACCTGGGAGGTTTTCAGGGAAACCCTGATTGAACAAGCTGAACAGGGTGTAGATTACTTCACCATCCATGCTGGAGTTCTTCTGAGATATATTCCATTAACAGCAAAACGCATGACAGGAATTGTCTCCAGGGGAGGATCTATTCATGCTAAGTGGTGTTTAGCTTATCATAAAGAGAATTTTGCTTATGAGCACTGGGATGACATACTTGACATCTGCAATCAGTATGATGTGGCCCTATCCATTGGTGACGGTCTAAGACCTGGATCCATCTACGATGCAAATGACACAGCTCAATTTGCTGAACTCTTGACTCAAGGAGAACTGACCCGTAGGGCATGGGAAAAGGATGTGCAG GTGATGAATGAAGGACCTGGACATATCCCAATGCACAAGATTCCTGAAAACATGCAGAAACAGTTAGAATGGTGTAATGAAGCACCTTTTTACACTCTTGGTCCTTTAACAACTGATATTGCTCCTGGCTATGATCACATTACCTCTGCAATCGGTGCTGCAAATATTGGGGCACTTGGTACAGCGCTTCTCTGTTATGTGACTCCAAAAGAACACCTTGGGTTGCCAAACCGGGATGATGTTAAGGCTGGAGTGATAGCTTACAAGATAGCAGCTCATGCAGCTGATTTAGCCAAAGGTCACCCACATGCTCAGGCCTGGGATGATGCATTAAGCAAGGCAAGATTTGAATTTCGATGGATGGACCAGTTTGCTTTGTCGTTGGATCCAATGACAGCCATGTCCTTCCATGATGAAACCTTGCCATCAGATGGTGCGAAAGTGGCCCATTTCTGTTCAATGTGTGGCCCTAAATTCTGCTCTATGAAGATAACAGAAGATGTGAGAAAGTATGCTGAGAAATATGGATATGGAACTGCTGAGGAAGCTTTGCTGCGTGGGATGGATGCTATGAGTGCTGAATTTCAAGCTGCCAAGAAAACTATCAGTGGGGAGCAACATGGTGAAGCTGGTGGAGAGATTTACTTGCCAGAAGATTACGTAAACTCCAAGGAGAG GACTGCATAA
- the LOC114187048 gene encoding uncharacterized protein LOC114187048 — MASIIMSFAPATGRVFAATAAKGAGGSKEEKGFLDWILGGLQKEDQLLETDPILKKVEEKNGGTTSTGRNKNSVAVPQKKKGGFGGLFAKN; from the coding sequence ATGGCTTCTATCATCATGTCATTTGCTCCAGCCACCGGAAGAGTTTTTGCAGCCACTGCTGCAAAGGGTGCTGGTGGAAGCAAAGAGGAGAAAGGTTTCCTTGATTGGATCCTTGGAGGGTTGCAGAAGGAAGACCAGCTGCTAGAGACTGATCCTATTCTGAAGAAGGTGGAGGAGAAGAATGGAGGCACCACCTCCACTGGCCGCAACAAGAACTCTGTGGCAGTGCCACAAAAGAAGAAAGGAGGATTTGGAGGCCTCTTTGCCAAGAACTGA